One window of Watersipora subatra chromosome 3, tzWatSuba1.1, whole genome shotgun sequence genomic DNA carries:
- the LOC137390849 gene encoding probable ATP-dependent RNA helicase DHX37 produces the protein MMGKRKRGFNSAARVNSQVTIDNSSLSQLKVDESIIQENVCSDDTPLILPSKKRKTTKLKEPGPVRKVLSKKERRKLESIVDRKKKKEKRSELLEALKKVQIPASELKFMSSTQDMHHRKSKKSQAKKAKVASDTPIYEAVPNSIKGSNRISRGFQVVEQDSESSDCDITSEEEEAEEEDGEQVAEQEDISEATCNDQECVVTSDSSAPPECANKSIECSDSVVSKESKSDLGHSTHPSLLSQLKGGVAVQRDQDIQISRMKLPILGEEQQIIETISENQVTIICGETGSGKTTQVPQFLYEAGYTGDGYMIGITEPRRVAAISMSKRVARELNLTEGQVSYQIRYEGNVTPDTCIKFMTDGVLLKEIQNNFMLDKYRAIIIDEAHERSVYTDVLIGLLTRIVSLRHKRGKPLKMIIMSATLRVEDFRENKALFPVPPPVLKVDSRQYPVTIHFNKRTEDDYLTETFRKICKIHRQLPPGGILVFVTGKQEIHTLCRRLQRTFPSRSKPSSCTTSVREGQSAGVSEEKPEMAAESVPSTHSETKEATTAAEKKEEQVTDQPLNLAALDEQLPNIKLDSYSALPMDEQAELEPEDSDMDSGSEDEEEEEETLPADKVFDYEQKRADSLLPLHVLPLYSLLNPKKQAQVFEAPPEGCRLCVISTNVAETSLTIPNIKYVIDCGRTKNKFYDKVTGVSTFRVTFTSQASANQRAGRAGRTGPGHCYRLYSSSVFNNEFDKFSEPEIVSRPVDDLVLLMNAMGIERVVNFPFPTPPSHESLLSAHNLLIKLGAVETTKKIKGQHPATRITSLGKVMSLFPVAPRYARILSMAHQKGLLKYVIALVAACSVQELFMEGSLSESENTPGFAQQLQKQKLQWAGKGESLLLGDLMVLLKAVGTVEYAGCSPSYCDQLGIRYKAILEIRKLRVQLTNIVNSVIPSARVSVDPKMKPPTEKQVKLIRQMMLVGLSDHIARLNVVANDAEPDVKKRMRNSYQCTLIDDYCYIHPNSVLNKKHCEYIIYQDIVDANNKIYLRGVTAIEPEWIPKYADSRCTFSEPLESPEPRFDGSSGIVVCHLSSTFGPHSWMLPKVEMPYPNKIEKYRWFAKAILEGLVMKKMKPLVAKYLASPSIMLKSWARLQPRTEAILQALYGKKICTRDSLKAQWAADPSFLLEEVMQWLPSSEHSTVSSMWPPLKHSVETET, from the exons ATGATGGGGAAGCGAAAACGTGGATTTAATTCAGCTGCGAGAGTGAACAGCCAAGTTACCATAGACAACAGTTCATTATCTCAG TTAAAGGTAGATGAGAGCATAATACAGGAGAATGTCTGTAGTGATGATACCCCCCTAATTCTTCCCtcaaaaaagagaaaaactaCCAAATTAAAGGAGCCTGGTCCAGTAAGGAAAGTACTTTCAAAGAAGGAGAGGCGAAAGCTGGAATCCATAGTTGACAGAAAGAAGAAAAAGGAAAAG AGGTCTGAACTATTAGAAGCACTGAAAAAGGTACAGATTCCAGCGTCGGAGCTGAAGTTTATGTCAAGCACCCAGGACATGCATCACAGAAAGTCTAAGAA ATCACAGGCTAAGAAGGCCAAAGTTGCTTCGGATACTCCAATATACGAAGCTGTTCCAAATTCTATCAAGGGATCAAACAGAATATCCAGAGGATTCCAG GTTGTAGAACAGGATAGCGAAAGCAGCgattgtgacatcacatcagaAGAGGAAGAGGCGGAAGAGGAGGATGGAGAGCAAGTAGCAGAGCAAGAAGACATTTCAGAGGCGACTTGTAATGATCAAGAATGTGTTGTGACGAGTGACAGCTCTGCTCCACCAGAATGTGCAAACAAGAGCATAGAGTgcagtgacagtgttgtctctAAAGAATCAAAGT CTGATCTTGGACATTCAACACATCCATCTCTACTTTCTCAGCTCAAGGGTGGTGTAGCAGTGCAACGAGATCAAGATATTCAG ATCTCTCGAATGAAGTTGCCGATCCTTGGTGAAGAGCAGCAGATAATAGAAACAATCTCTGAAAATCAGGTGACTATCATCTGCGGGGAGACTGGTTCCGGCAAGACAACACAAGTGCCTCAGTTTTTATATGAGGCAGGGTACACCGG AGATGGATATATGATTGGTATCACTGAGCCACGGAGGGTTGCTGCCATATCTATGTCTAAAAGAGTTGCAAGGGAGTTGAACTTGACAGAAGGCCAAGTGTCATATCAAATCCGCTATGAAGGCAATGTGACTCCAGACACCTGCATCAAGTTTATGACTGATGGAGTGTTGTTGAAGGAGATACAGAAT AATTTCATGTTAGACAAGTACAGGGCCATCATTATAGATGAGGCTCATGAGCGAAGTGTTTACACCGATGTTCTAATCGGCCTACTCACGCGCATCGTTTCACTTCGTCACAAG AGAGGCAAGCCTTTGAAGATGATTATCATGTCTGCCACATTGCGAGTGGAGGACTTCAGAGAGAACAAAGCATTGTTCCCTGTTCCTCCTCCTGTACTGAAG GTTGATTCGAGGCAGTACCCTGTTACTATACACTTCAACAAACGAACTGAGGACGATTATCTAACGGAGACCTTTAGGAAAATCTGTAAAATCCACCGACAACTACCTCCGGGTGGAATTTTAGTATTTGTAACAGGGAAACAAGAGATTCACACCCTCTGCAGAAGGTTGCAGAGAACCTTCCCTTCTCGATCAAAACCATCCA GTTGTACGACCTCTGTTAGGGAAGGACAATCTGCAGGTGTTTCTGAAGAAAAGCCTGAAATGGCTGCTGAAAGTGTGCCTTCTACTCACTCCGAGACAAAAGAAGCAACTACTGCTGCTGAGAAAAAGGAGGAGCAGGTCACTGATCAGCCTCTCAACTTGGCAGCATTGGATGAACAACTCCCAAATATAAAGTTGGACAG ttattcAGCGCTTCCCATGGATGAACAAGCAGAGCTTGAACCTGAGGATTCAGATATGGACTCAGGATCTGAAGATGAGGAGGAGGAAGAGGAGACTCTCCCCGCAGATAAG GTCTTTGACTATGAGCAAAAGAGAGCGGACTCTCTACTGCCCCTTCACGTACTTCCTCTCTATTCTCTACTCAATCCTAAAAAGCAGGCTCAGGTATTTGAAGCGCCGCCTGAAGGTTGTAGACTTTGTGTGATATCAACAAATGTAGCTGAGACATCTCTCACCATTCCCAACATTAAATATGTCATTGACTGTGGCAGG ACAAAGAACAAGTTCTATGATAAAGTGACAGGCGTATCAACATTTAGGGTAACCTTTACATCACAAGCTTCAGCCAATCAGAGAGCTGGAAGGGCTGGCCGTACCGGCCCTGGTCATTGTTACAG GCTCTACTCGTCCAGCGTGTTCAACAACGAGTTTGACAAGTTCTCAGAGCCAGAGATAGTGAGCAGGCCAGTTGATGACCTCGTGCTCTTGATGAATGCCATGGGTATAGAAAGGGTTGTCAACTTTCCATTTCCTACACCCCCATCTCACGAGAGCTTACTG TCTGCACATAATCTCCTCATTAAGCTCGGTGCTGTAGAGACTACTAAGAAAATAAAAG GTCAACATCCAGCTACTCGTATCACCTCACTTGGAAAGGTTATGTCCTTATTTCCTGTAGCCCCGAGATATGCCAGAATTCTTTCAATGGCTCACCAAAAGGGCTTACTAAAGTATGTCATAGCTTTAGTGGCTGCTTGCTCAGTTCAAGAACTTTTCATGGAAGGCAGTCTAAGCGAG AGTGAAAACACTCCTGGTTTCGCTCAGCAACTTCAAAAACAGAAGCTGCAATGGGCAGGAAAA GGAGAGTCGCTGTTACTAGGGGACCTAATGGTTTTGCTGAAGGCTGTTGGTACGGTTGAGTATGCAGGCTGCAGCCCTTCCTACTGTGACCAGCTCGGCATTAGATACAAAGCTATCTTAGAAATTCGAAAATTGAGAGTGCAGCTAACAAATATAG TGAATTCGGTCATACCTAGCGCTAGAGTCTCGGTAGATCCCAAAATGAAACCACCAACTGAGAAGCAGGTGAAACTTATCAGGCAGATGATGCTGGTGGGTCTCAGTGACCATATCGCTAG ATTAAATGTAGTAGCGAATGATGCAGAGCCAGATGTTAAGAAACGTATGAGAAACTCTTACCAG TGCACTCTTATTGATGACTACTGCTACATCCATCCAAACTCTGTACTAAATAAGAAACACTGTGAATACATCATCTACCAGGACATAGTGGATGCTAACAACAAAATCTATCTTAGAG GTGTGACTGCGATTGAACCTGAGTGGATACCAAAGTACGCCGACTCGAGATGTACATTCTCTGAGCCTCTTGAATCTCCAGAGCCTCGGTTTGATGGCTCGTCTGGGATAGTAGTCTGCCATCTTTCCTCGACATTTG GCCCGCACTCATGGATGCTGCCCAAGGTTGAGATGCCATACCCAAATAAGATAGAGAAGTATCGGTGGTTTGCCAAGGCCATTCTAGAAGGTCTCGTTATGAAAAAAATGAAGCCACTCGTTGCCAAGTATCTTGCATCTCCTTCTATAATGCTCAAGTCTTGGGCAAG GCTTCAACCCAGAACAGAGGCTATCCTACAGGCATTGTATGGAAAAAAGATTTGCACTCGTGATTCCTTGAAAGCTCAGTGGGCTGCAGACCCATCTT ttttactagAAGAAGTAATGCAATGGCTGCCCAGTTCAGAGCACAGCACTGTCTCCAGTATGTGGCCTCCATTAAAACATTCGGTAGAGACTGAAACATGA